aaaattaaatcttaaaattatgTCATGAAAAAATTCAGGCATTCAGAAGTGTATTAGCTAAGTCGGCTTCAATTCTTTAAAAGCTACCCGAGCTGAGCCTGGGTGTGTTTCTCCACGTGGTTCATGCGAAACGGAAGCGTGATGGCTTTTTGTCCTTGTTACAGGATATACCTGAAACACGGGAGCCCGGTTAAAATGATGGAGAGCTATATCGCAGTTCTCACAAAGGGCGTGTGCCAGAGTGAAGAAAATGGCTCTTTCCTCAGCAAGGACTTCGGTGCCCGAAAGGCATACCTCGCAGGCTCTGTCAaaggtaaagggaaaaaaaggaaagagaagaaacaaaaacccaTCCCAGGCGATTTCGTCTtggcaacaacaaaaatcccGAAGCCAAGGACCATCTGTCAGTCCActctgatgttttatttttccacatacaTCATCTGCACGATACTTATTTTTCGTACAGGAGAGTTCTTCACCTTCTCCATTTTCCTGTTTGGTTCGAATTCTGTCATAGGAAAGCAGGCTTTTGTGGTGTTCCTTTCCAAAAAAATCTGACTTTAAATATAGAAATGTTCTTTCTATATTTAGAAAGTGAGCTGCACTTCACGGGTTCAGGTCTCCACTAGTTCTCTTTCTTTAGATCTTGGCTGCCGACTCTTCCATCTGGAGAGCTCAAGCCCCTGACCCAGGCTCCTAGTCCGGCTCTCCTGGAGAGTCCAAAATGACAGAGACAGCCCGGGGCTAAGCCGCTGACTTCTGGGTCCTtagcagagggaggagagggaactCCAGGGGCAAAAGGACTAAGTCATGACTTGTAGGGGCGTGGGGGTGGTTAGTGAGCAGTTTGTAAAATTGAAGGTTGTATGACACAGAAGGGTGCTGGTTCCCTTCATACAATTTACTGCACTTTCTTGTGAGCCTGGCTGTATGCACCCAGCATAGTGAGTCTTTGGGGGGCAGGCATGGGCAGCTGTGACACCCCTCCTGGGGAGCAGATGTGCCCGCCAGAGAAGATGCTTCTGTGCTTACAGCATTTACCTAAATCTGTGTTGAAAATAAGTTTGCCTTCATATGACAAGAATTCTTTCCAATAAAAACTTCATTTCCTTATTTAACGTTTAATTCAGTAacataatttcttttgttttcagacaTCGTATCTCAGTTTGGGATGGAAACTGTTATCTTACACACAGCACTGATGCTCAAGAAAAGGATTGTCGTCTATCACCCCAAAATAGAAGCTGTCCAGGAGTTCACCAGGTACCCTCTCTGAGCATCAGGAAGTGTGAACTTGGTTGGCAGCCACTTTGGAACGGTTGGTGTCGCTGTGTGCTCTGTGCGCACATCTGGTGGACACAGAGTGTGTTAGGCTGGAGGTCAAGTACCGTTTTGTTCTAATGGtccagtttgtttatttattttttagatgtacactctttttaaaatttttttttattttagagggaggggaagagaggggtaaagagagggagagaaacatcgatcggttgctgCTTTTATGTGCTGCAAGTGGGGAcaaggcccacaacccaggcatgcgccctgaccgggaactaaacaccggcgacctttcactttgcagggcaGTGCTTAATCAGCTGAGCCACCCCGGTCAGAGCTCCTCTtatttgtataataaatattttttctttttatttatttacttatttttgcctAATCTAACTTgttcttacaattttttttttttttttacaatcaaGGAGAACTAGCATCTTTGCTGTGTTTACTGTATGGCAGGCATTGTATAAGGTGCCTTACATTTACTTATGACGAGAACTTTGCAAGTATTATCACCTTGTATTATTGATGAGAAcattgagactcagagaggctaaATGGTCAgataagagagagaagaaaggcttCATAGTCAGAAAGACCTGGGTTAAAATACTGGGGCCCTGACCAGGGTGTCTCAGTTGACTGGGTggcattctgcaaagtgaaaggccgCTGATGCAgttccccggtcagggcgcatgcgtgggttgtgggtgCAGTCCCGACTCTGCTGAGATATGGAACAAGGCCTTGGGGGGGGGATCACAAAACCACAGATAAATTCAGCACATCTTCTTGGAATAGCCATTTTACTacaagtttttgttgttgtttttgaggaAACCTATTTTGTATAAATAAGCACAAAGTGGTTTACAAGTCTGACTAGAATTAAATATGAAATGAGCGGCTTCAAACATATTTTTGTACGCACAGGGCCGTCCTTGGAGCACACACTCAGGCTCCCTCCCCAGGACAGGCTGCGTGATGGGGTGGTTTGGACGGAACCTTAGCAGTGTGCTCTCTGCCACAGTGGAGATCTTTTGAAATTTCACCTCGAGCTTTATGTAGCtaatctgacaccaaaagcagagTTTTAAACGTTGCATTACTTTCATTTGAAGTCTGGAGGTGTTAGCCCTTTTATAGCTGGTCCTCCCCTCGGCCTGCGATGGCCAGTTTCCTCCTGGAAGAAGCGGGAAGAGCTCAGGGGCAGACCAGCGGCCATGTGCATTCTCGCTTTGCTTCCCCAGGACCCTGCCTGCCCTGGTGTGGCACCGACAGGACTGGACCATAGTGCACTCGTACGTGCACCTCGATGCCGATGAGCTGGAGGCCCTGCAGATGTGCACAggtgggccccggggccccggggcggggcctcggctTTCTCTCGGGCTGTTGTTTGGTTCTTagatttgggtttgtttgtttgttttgtgaagttttgtgtgtgtgcattcctAAGTAGATTTCCCCCCCTTTAAAACCtttaatttagaagaaaattgGATAAAATATGCTTAACAAAATTCATCGTCTTAATCATCTTAAGTGtgtagttcagtggcattaagtacattaacatttttatgtagcCATCACCAAAATACACcttatttttaacttacaaaGTTCTCATCTTAAAGTTTTCTTATTagtgattatttatttaacattttatttatttttagagagaggggaagggaaggaggaagagggagagaaacatctatcagttgtctCTGGTATGCGCCCCAACAGGGGACCGggcccgaaacccaggcgtgtgccctgaccaggagttgaaccggtgacctttccctttgcaggacagtaaccaactgagccacgctgggcAGGGCTCAGGGTTTGATGTACAGTTTAATTTGAGCCTTGGCAtactttttctcaaaaaattattttaaaatgatgtttttatacttattaataattttttaatcataagATTCTGGGAATAATTTAATAATACAGCATTACCTATGTCTAAAGTAATCCTAACTTTGTAgtgccatagttttttgtttcagtttctttagATTTAAggttaaaatgtcttttatacatttatagtcttttttaaagggattttatttatttatttttcaaagagaggggagtgggtggagaaagagggagagagaaacattgatcggtcgCACGTCCCAcaactagagacctggcccgtgacccaggcttatgccctgactgggaatccaaccggcgaccctgtggtttgcaggcccgcacttagtctgctgagccacaccagccagggctgactgatTTTTCTACACTCAGCACTGGAACCTACTGTTGGTCTATATGCTGCAGAAATCTCTGagtgtgtgaattttttttcatcctcatggTATCTTTTGAGGACTAAAAATCTTAATGTGTTGAGACTTTTTTAGGCTTCTATGATTTTACTTCTTATGTTTTGTTTAAGAAACATCTCTATCTCAAGGGTAGAAagatattctcttatttttttaaaataaatgtaaaagttgttttcttcctcatttaagtctttaattttcaactgtactagaacaatgattgaaattaaaaaaaaagtctttaattttcagggaattactctgtgtgtgtgtgtgtgtgtgtgtgtggtgtgcaagTTTGGGAGCTGGTTTCATTTATCCCCATGTAAATGGCCACTCGGTCCAGGAACACTGCCGAGTAGGCTCCCCGCTCTGTCCAGTAGCCTGTCCAGTGGTCAGCAGTGACATCTGTGTCCCGTATTGCGCTTCCTCACGTGAGGAGGTCTGTGCCTGGGTGCCCTGTGCTAAGTGTTTGGTTCTGTTGCAGTTGCTTTTAAATGTCCTCGCCTGGTAAAGTAAAGCTTTAGTAATGATACACTGGCcctcaaaaaaaataattttttattgtaccGCTCTGTGAAGTCCGAAAAGTCTGGGAATCACTTTCTTAACACCAGTTCCAAAGGGCTGCTAATTCTGGAGTTGCCTGATTCCTTTACCACTTCTTGTATTGGCCTTGAATTCGGTGAGAGATGATGCTGTATCCACCCACTGTCCCTGAGAAACACGGGCGTTTGGCTACGATTTCTTGGAGACGAGGCTCTAAGGGGGACGCTGATCAAGGGCATCCTTGCTACCTTCTGCCTTGTCTGTCATTTCTGCCCCCTGAAGCAACAACTGAAACGTAAGGGCTTTTCCATCAGCCTCCTTCCTTGGCACTGAAGTCTGGCTTTGGAATCTTTTGAGTGTGTGAATTTCTTCGGGCATTTGACAATAAAGTAGCCTTAATGAGTGCCACAGGGCACAGCTAATGTACCCTGAACAAGCACAACAGTGAAAAAAAGCAGCTTCTAGACTCAGTTCTCATTTGATATGTTCGCAGTAGGATTTCCGCGTACTCCGGTGATGTTGGTCCTCTTTGTGATGCAGGTTACGTCGCCGGATTTGTGGACCTGGACGTGAGCCACAGACCGGACCTCTATGACGTGTTTGTGAACCTGGCAGACAGCGAGATTACCATCGCTCCGCTTGCGAAAGGTGCGTTCTCTGGCTGTTCCGCTGTTAATACGAGACACGAGCCAAGCAGTTGTGACTCTTTTAGGCTGATTCTCTAAAACCAGTATCTGAGGGCCTCTTACCCTGCTGTGCTGAAGctggagggatttttttttttaagattttatttatttatttctagaggggaagggaaggtgaaaaagagggagagaaatatcaatgtgtggttgtttctcatgtgccccctactggggacctggccctcaacccaggcatgtgccctgactgggaatcaaaccagtgaccctttggttcgcaggccggcagtcaataatccactgagccacactagctagggccgGAGGGATTTTTTTCGTGTCGCGAACACAGCATTAATCTTACCGGCCTAGCCACGTTAGTAATACATCCTGGATGCTCTCATTGCACAGTATGTGTTAATAAGATGGCCTATTCATTTGTTTCTCCACCTTCTGTTAAACAAGGCTCATTAGTtacctattgctgcataacaGAGCACCTCCAAACTTAGTGATTCAAAACAACAGGTATTTATTACCTCACAGTTTCGGTGGGCCAGGAACTCAGGGCTGACTTAGCGGGGAggctctggctcagggtctccccTGAGGTTGCAGTCGGCGTAGTGCCGGGGCTGCCGTTATCTGAAGGCTCCGGTGGGCTGGAGGCCCCCCTGCCCAGCCAACCCGAGTGGCCGGTGGCAGGAGCCCTCACCCCGTGGGGTACAGTGAGGGGGCTCATCTCAGTCGGCACCACTTGCGCTCATGCCTTGAAGTGACACGCAGAAGTTCCTGCTAATCTCCGTGCTGCAGAAAGTGTCCGGGGGGCGGACCCAAAGAAACTGGAATTtagaaaaaattgtgtatttactcttacatgtttaaacttcagtcaccttcaaagtactctccatttgatgcaacataCCTTTcgagatttttttccactgctcaaaatggtTTCTGAACTCATCGATTTCGATGCCTTctagtgcttttgctgttttttgtttcacttcttccacattgacaaaacgtttccctttgaggacttttttcatgaGGGGAAACAAAAGTCGCTCAGGGCAAGATCTGGTCAACGGGGAGGGTGAGGTATGGGGGTGGTGCTGTCCTTGGTCAGAACTGCCGAACACTCAGCGCGgcgtgggcaggtgcgctcacaAAGCACCCTTCACGGGTGGGCAAATGTGCTGAATCTTAGAAGAAATTCCCTGAAGCCGcatacagcctctcacaacaacgccagatGGTccgctgatacagatgggttcctagaacactcacccagtaggggaagcctgtactacaaagggcccaCCCTCCGAAAGATAATTCTGTTTCTTGGGGGATCCCCCCTCATATATAATTAATGTACCTTGGGTTTTCTTTTGCTCATGTCTAAGGGCCTTTAGACACGGAACGTTCAGCCCGCTTCTGCAGAACCGACAGGAAACACCTCTTTCACAATCTTCCCGCCAGGAAGATACACTTGAATTCTTAACTGTAAAGACCTGGACAGGAAAGTCAGGCTTTTGGCTTAAACTCCAACTTATTTGTAGTCAGAAGCTTTTATGCAGGGTCgtctagaagaaaaataaaaattcttatcgGGCAAGTGTGAAGGAGGAATTTGGTttggtattgtgtttttatttggacATGAAGTGTGTAAATCAGGATTACGCCTTCCTTACCTCCTAGCGTATCACCATGTTTGCGTTTAGCAATAAGATGGAAGTGTGGTGGGTTGTCCGTTGGTTTTTGaaaactccctctgtgtgatcttTCAGGTTTTCAGATAGATGGCATGGTTATTTTTTACTCTGTGAACTTCTAAATATTCACACAACATATTCTTCATCTCACCAGAGTCCATGACAATGGGCAAACTGCACAAAGAAATTGGCCAGCTAATTGTCCAGTCTGCGGAAGATCCAGAGAAATCCGACAGCCAAGTTATACAGGTGAGTCCTTAACCTGCCGACTTAGCCCTGAACCGGTGTCGCTGGGCCGTGCGTGAGGAGCTGCTTGTTGTCTGCAGTGCACGTGACAGAGGGGAGTGGCTGGGAGAGGCCAGCAGGCTTGCGATCATGCGGGTCTGCAGAGGGACCCGCTGGGAGTGGGCAGCGGGGGCTGCCGTGGCCACTCAGGGGTCAGGCTCTGAGGACAAGGTAAGTGTGGGGAGTTGGTGCCACAGCCAAGCATTTATGGTGAGAATTGTGACTTCTGAGTGGTCTGGAATGCTGTTCTGGATTGGCCATTGCATTCTGTCCTCCTGGCAGGACTTTCATGGAGAAACAAACTGTAAACAGAAGGTTGCTGCTGAGCAGGGGGACTAGAGAGAGTGTCTTAATCTAGCTTTGATACATTTATCGTCTCCAGGGCATTAATAACGCAGGCCCCTGCCAAACTCAGCAGGCCCTGGTGTCATAGCCTGCAGGGCTAGCTCCTCTGTGGGGTCTGTCATCTGACAACAGTGCCCCTGTgggccctctcctctccccttgccACACTGGCGTGGCAGGTGGGCTTTGTTTACACCTCCCCCTGTGGTGACAAAGCCCCTCCTCCACACCCCGGCTCGCCGGCCTCCGCCCTTCTGTGTGCTGTCAGTCTGCGCTGTACGTTTCCAGCAACTTGCTCCTCCTGCATGGATACACTTCCAGCCTCGCCTCTCGGGCCCTGCTTCCTCTAGACCCGTCTCGTACTCTGGTGGGGGCCAGGGGCCTAGGAGTGTCTCCCCCCGTCTGCACCTGGGGGCACCTCTGATGTAAAGGTCCTGCTCCTCTGGTTGCACCTAGCTCTTTTCTTCGTTAATCCACTTACGTACTTAAACGATAC
This Phyllostomus discolor isolate MPI-MPIP mPhyDis1 chromosome 5, mPhyDis1.pri.v3, whole genome shotgun sequence DNA region includes the following protein-coding sequences:
- the DENND10 gene encoding DENN domain-containing protein 10 isoform X1, which encodes MAAAEVADTQLMLGVGLIEKDTNGEVLWVWCYPSTTAALKNLLLRKCCLTDENKLLHPFVFGQYRRTWFYITTVEVPDSSVLKKVTHFSIVLTAKDFNPEKYAAFTRILCRIYLKHGSPVKMMESYIAVLTKGVCQSEENGSFLSKDFGARKAYLAGSVKDIVSQFGMETVILHTALMLKKRIVVYHPKIEAVQEFTRTLPALVWHRQDWTIVHSYVHLDADELEALQMCTGYVAGFVDLDVSHRPDLYDVFVNLADSEITIAPLAKESMTMGKLHKEIGQLIVQSAEDPEKSDSQVIQDISLKTKEIFANLAPFSEVSGDGEKRVLNLEALKQRRFPPATENFLYHLAAAEQMLKI
- the DENND10 gene encoding DENN domain-containing protein 10 isoform X2; amino-acid sequence: MMESYIAVLTKGVCQSEENGSFLSKDFGARKAYLAGSVKDIVSQFGMETVILHTALMLKKRIVVYHPKIEAVQEFTRTLPALVWHRQDWTIVHSYVHLDADELEALQMCTGYVAGFVDLDVSHRPDLYDVFVNLADSEITIAPLAKESMTMGKLHKEIGQLIVQSAEDPEKSDSQVIQDISLKTKEIFANLAPFSEVSGDGEKRVLNLEALKQRRFPPATENFLYHLAAAEQMLKI